The sequence GGTTTGCCTTTAATGCCAGAACATAATCCGCACGCTTTTGGCGGATTTTCTTTACAATAGCCACCTGGGTTCCCATGGCATCTGTTGTTATGATTGTCCCTTTTATATTCAGATGGTCCAACAGTTCTGGGATTGCTTTGATCTCATTTGTTTTTTCTTCTACTCGTTTCTGTCCCAGGCAAAAGCCTCTTTCATCTACAGCACTGACAATATGATTCGGTCTCTGGTTCTTATTTCCGTTCCCTCTCTGGGTTTTTCCGTCAATCGCAAGCAGGCGCTTTACTTTCTCCCCCTCATCGCTGCTTAACATTTCATTCCACTTTTGCTGAAAACTTTCCAGAAATTCAGTGGGCACCATTGCAAAAACTCTTTGGAGTGTATCATGGGAAGGGATTCCATTTGGAAGTTCCAGATAATTTTGCAAAAAATCTTCATGTTCTTTTCCAAACATCTCAATCTCTACCCAATCATCTGCATTTGCAAGCGTAGCAAAAAATACAAGCAGGATAATATCCGCCATCTTATGCAAAACTTTCTTCTCCTGTCTTATGTCCATCACCGTACCTGCATAGTCTAAAATCTCTTTCATAGGAACACCCCATCCTTTTTTCTTTGATTATATCAAAAAATCCGGACAGGGTGTTCATAATTTATTCATTCATGCGTTTGTCGTGTGCAAAGTGCGTACAAATGTGTTATTCTTATATACAAATCAAAAAACAGGAGGAGAAATAAGTGATGAATCAAGGAATAAAAGTTGTAAAAATAGCATTATTAGGTTTGGGAACAGTCGGAAGCGGTGTATATAAATTGATCGAAGAAAAGGGAGAAGAATTTGAAAAACGCACGGGTGCGAAGATTCAGATTGAAAAAATTCTGGTACATAATCTGAAAAAGGAAAGACCGGGAGTGAAGAAGTGTCTTTTGACAGATCAGTGGAAAGAGATCATTGAAAATGATGAGATTGAGCTTGTGATAGAAGTGATGGGTGGAATCGAACCGGCAAAAGCTATGATTTTGGAGGCGTTAAATGCAGGAAAAAATGTAGTGACAGCGAATAAAGATCTGGTGGCAGAGCACGGAAAAGAACTGTTTGAAGCAGCAGAGAGGAATCAAAAAGACTTTTTATTCGAGGCGGCTGTCGCAGGTGGTATTCCAATCATCCGTCCGCTGAAACAGTGTCTTGCGGGAAATGAGATTTCAGATGTTATCGGAATTGTCAATGGAACAACGAATTATATTTTGACCAAGATGTGCGAAGAAGGAATGGATTTTCAGGAGGCGCTTGCAAAAGCTACTGAGCTTGGATATGCGGAAGCAGATCCTACAGCGGATATAGAAGGATACGATGCAGGGCGGAAAGTTGCAATCATGGCATCGATTGCATTTCATTCCAGAGTCGTTTTTTCGGATGTCTATACAGAGGGAATCACAAAAATTACAGCAAAGGATATTGCGTATGCAAAGGAATTTGACAGTGTGATCAAACTGCTCGGCGCAGCTCACAATACAGAAAAAGGAATCGAGGTAGCTGTCTATCCGATGATGATTTCAAATCAGCACCCACTTGCGTCGGTAAGAGATTCATTCAATGCAGTATTTGTGCATGGAGATGCGGTGGACGATGCCATGTTCTATGGAAGGGGCGCGGGAGAACTTCCGACGGCAAGCGCGATTGTGGGAGATGTTTTGGACGTTGTGAGAAATATGGAATATGGATGTACAGGCAGAATTGGCTGCGGTTGTTATCGAGAAACACAGGTCAAATCAATAGCCGATGTCAAGAATAAATTTTTCCTCCGCATGCAGGTCACGAATCAGTCGGGAGTGCTGGCAAGCATTGCAAATGTATTTGGAAAACATAAGGTAAGTATCGAACGAATCATTCAAAAAGATGTTGAAAAAGAAAAAGCGGAGCTGGTAATTGTGACAGAGTATGTGAAAGAAGGATATTTACAGGAGGCGTTAGATGAGCTGATGCAAATGCCGATTTTGGAGGAAATCAGCAGTAAGATCCGTGTTTATTAAAAATCAGTCTTTACGTGAAAAACAGATTGTGTTACAATTGTCGAGGAAAAATAAAATAAAAAGAAAAGCAGAGTAAGAGTATGTGCGTTAAGTGCCAGTTGGACGGGGAGTTGCCAGTCGGACGAAAAGCAAAATTGCTTG comes from Coprococcus phoceensis and encodes:
- a CDS encoding ISAs1 family transposase, translated to MKEILDYAGTVMDIRQEKKVLHKMADIILLVFFATLANADDWVEIEMFGKEHEDFLQNYLELPNGIPSHDTLQRVFAMVPTEFLESFQQKWNEMLSSDEGEKVKRLLAIDGKTQRGNGNKNQRPNHIVSAVDERGFCLGQKRVEEKTNEIKAIPELLDHLNIKGTIITTDAMGTQVAIVKKIRQKRADYVLALKANQGSLLEDVREYFADKELREKCAYKNRIEKARGNLEKREYWQTEDISWLSRKKEWAGLKSIIMTRNTIAGTDGSTTVEERYFISSLSTNIEEAERAVRGHWMIESYHWHLDVTFREDGNHTLEKQASYNLNIIRKLALNMLKILEVGSRPLSMKKKRYVIGTNPEKHLEKIMSL
- a CDS encoding homoserine dehydrogenase; the protein is MNQGIKVVKIALLGLGTVGSGVYKLIEEKGEEFEKRTGAKIQIEKILVHNLKKERPGVKKCLLTDQWKEIIENDEIELVIEVMGGIEPAKAMILEALNAGKNVVTANKDLVAEHGKELFEAAERNQKDFLFEAAVAGGIPIIRPLKQCLAGNEISDVIGIVNGTTNYILTKMCEEGMDFQEALAKATELGYAEADPTADIEGYDAGRKVAIMASIAFHSRVVFSDVYTEGITKITAKDIAYAKEFDSVIKLLGAAHNTEKGIEVAVYPMMISNQHPLASVRDSFNAVFVHGDAVDDAMFYGRGAGELPTASAIVGDVLDVVRNMEYGCTGRIGCGCYRETQVKSIADVKNKFFLRMQVTNQSGVLASIANVFGKHKVSIERIIQKDVEKEKAELVIVTEYVKEGYLQEALDELMQMPILEEISSKIRVY